A single genomic interval of Euwallacea similis isolate ESF13 chromosome 2, ESF131.1, whole genome shotgun sequence harbors:
- the LOC136419282 gene encoding vesicle transport protein GOT1B isoform X1, whose translation MFEVTDTQKIGAGLAGFGMFFLFLGMLMLFDKSLLALGNILFIAGLAAVIGRERTFRFFFQRHKIRGSIAFFGGIIIVLVGWPLVGMIFEGYGFFLLFSGFFPVAINFLRRVPILGTILNMPGISKLINWLETPSGREFSPKS comes from the exons ATGTTCGAGGTAACGGATACTCAAA AAATAGGTGCGGGTCTTGCAGGATTTGGAATGTTCTTCCTCTTTTTGGGAATGTTAATGCTATTTGACAAAAGTTTATTAGCATTAGGAAAT ATCCTTTTTATAGCTGGATTGGCAGCAGTCATTGGCAGAGAAAGAacttttaggttttttttccaaagacATAAAATCAGGGGAAGTATAGCTTTTTTTGGTGGAATTATTATCGTCTTAGTGGGATGGCCCTTAGTTGGGATGATTTTTGAAGGATATGGGTTCTTTTTGTTGTTTAG TGGTTTTTTCCCAGTAGCAATAAATTTCCTGAGACGAGTGCCAATATTAGGAACAATCTTGAATATGCCTGGTATTAGTAAg TTGATAAATTGGCTGGAGACTCCCAGCGGACGCGAGTTTAGCCCAAAATCCTGA
- the LOC136419275 gene encoding ELMO domain-containing protein 2 yields MNLSIWWLFTCFVRPVIKWFLRKTTGLCELQRICYGKVSGAPRVKGVEQSLNLSQTKQIQQLVSQLNDTADNRMFIQNEREVLKGTISTVLLVKKINPKIHHQFLTSFGKCVEQIWGYRQLVAEVEELRRIAFDSDDFEHERKLYDLWENLMPDEILEGRISKQWQDIGFQGEDPKTDFRGMGMLGLENLLFFTTEYRAPAQHVLSHSMHPIHGYCFAIVGINLTSMAWMLLRDGSAKTYFYNISRSVPTIRLFHSFYSYLFYEFDRFWLQSKPKNIMEFSSVKDKFEKKIRVLLENPCTQFKIALKVDNV; encoded by the exons ATGAACTTATCCATTTGGTGGCTGTTTACCTGTTTTGTGCGACCCGTTATTAAGTGGTTCTTGCGTAAAACCACTGGCCTTTGCGAGTTGCAGCGCATCTGCTATGGTAAAGTTAGTGGAGCCCCACGGGTCAAAGGTGTCGAGCAATCACTGAATCTCTCCCAAACCAAGCAGATCCAGCAGCTGGTTAGTCAATTAAATGATACTGCAGATAATAGAATGTTCATACAGAATGAAAGAGAAGTTTTGAAAG GTACAATAAGCACAGTTCTGttagtgaaaaaaataaatcctaaAATCCATCATCAGTTTCTTACTTCATTTGGTAAATGTGTGGAGCAGATATGGGGCTATCGTCAGTTAGTTGCAGAAGTAGAAGAACTTAGAAGAATTGCCTTTGACAGTGATGATTTTGAGCATGAGAGAAAGTTGTATGATTTGTGGGAAAATTTAATGCCAGATGAAATACTTGAGG GAAGAATCAGCAAACAGTGGCAGGACATAGGTTTTCAAGGAGAAGACCCTAAAACAGATTTCCGAGGAATGGGAATGCTGGGCCTTGAAAACCTTCTTTTCTTCACCACAGAATACCGTGCCCCAGCCCAACATGTTTTATCACACTCTATGCATCCAATTCATGGATATTGCTTTGCAATAGTTGGGATTAATTTGACCTCAATGGCGTGGATGCTGTTACGAGACGGAAGTGCAAAAACCTACTTTTACAACATATCCAGAAGTGTGCCCACTATAAGATTGTTTCACTCTTTTTATagctatttattttatgaatttgatAGGTTTTGGTTGCAATCCAAACCCAAGAATATAATGGAATTTTCTAGTGTTAAAGATaagtttgaaaagaaaattagggTGCTCTTAGAGAACCCATGCACGCagtttaaaattgctttaaaggTAGACAATGTTTAA
- the fax gene encoding failed axon connections isoform X1 — translation MATEAENNAPAAETKEIKEEKETPKAEEAKKDEAGAGDAPKEKEKELAPPKVSVHKANFEKDIVYLYQFSRTPLLPSISPYCLKVETWLRLAGIKYENVDHKMKFRSKKGLLPFVELNGEEIADSALIIKELSQQFGKDLDSGLTSEQRNLSHATISMIENHLAWVVTWWRAKYPDSVLKGYKVNLQHALGSRIPNALLSFFFKFAYARKWFQGTKKAKAHGIGVHTPEEIVQFGQDDLKVLSDMLADKPFFFGDEPTNLDVVAFAHLAQIYFLDKEVEWALRDYMTETCANLVGHVNRMKERCFADWDDICSTLDLNSHLPKPVKEDKEVAKDEKEGDKEKEPEEKDIEKEKEEAKEKDKAANKEPEENKEKEAAK, via the exons ATGGCAACAGAAGCCGAAAATAACGCGCCCGCCGCCGAGACCAAAGAGATCAAAGAGGAGAAGGAAACTCCTAAAGCGGAGGAAGCCAAAAAGGACGAAGCCGGGGCGGGCGATGCCCCCAAAGAGAAAGAAAAGGAACTCGCTCCTCCCAAGGTTTCCGTGCACAAGGCCAATTTCGAGAAGGATATTGTGTATTTGTATCAATTTTCGCGTACCCCCTTATTGCCATCCATCAGCCCGTATTGCCTTAAAGTCGAGACTTGGCTGAGACTGGCCGGTATCAAGTATGAG aACGTCGACCACAAGATGAAGTTCAGGTCCAAGAAGGGACTGTTGCCGTTCGTCGAACTGAATGGAGAAGAAATCGCGGACAGTGCCCTCATCATCAAGGAGCTGAGCCAGCAGTTCGGCAAAGATTTGGACTCTGGACTGACCTCAGAACAGCGAAACTTGTCCCATGCCACCATCAGTATGATTGAGAATCATCTTGCTTGGGTTGTTACGTG GTGGCGTGCAAAGTACCCAGATAGTGTGCTCAAGGGCTACAAAGTGAATCTACAGCATGCTCTAGGAAGCAGGATACCCAACGCTCTTTTAAGCTTCTTCTTCAAGTTCGCTTACGCACGAAAG TGGTTTCAGGGAACTAAGAAAGCGAAGGCCCACGGTATTGGTGTGCACACACCTGAGGAGATAGTCCAGTTCGGACAGGATGACCTTAAGGTTTTATCAGACATGTTGGCTGACAAGCCTTTCTTCTTTGGAGACGAACCTACCAAT TTAGACGTGGTGGCGTTTGCTCATTTAGCCCAGATCTACTTCCTCGATAAAGAAGTTGAATGGGCCCTACGTGACTACATGACGGAAACGTGCGCCAATCTCGTCGGCCATGTTAACAGGATGAAGGAGCGCTGTTTCGCCGATTGGGATGATATCTGCAG TACGTTGGACTTGAATTCGCACTTGCCGAAACCGGTGAAGGAAGACAAGGAGGTGGCTAAAGATGAGAAGGAGGGCGACAAGGAAAAGGAGCCTGAAGAGAAGGATATAGAGAAGGAGAAG GAGGAAGCAAAAGAGAAAGACAAGGCTGCGAACAAGGAGCCGGAAGAAAACAAAGAGAAAGAAGCTGCAAAATAA
- the LOC136419282 gene encoding vesicle transport protein GOT1B isoform X2 — MFEVTDTQKIGAGLAGFGMFFLFLGMLMLFDKSLLALGNILFIAGLAAVIGRERTFRFFFQRHKIRGSIAFFGGIIIVLVGWPLVGMIFEGYGFFLLFSGFFPVAINFLRRVPILGTILNMPGISKIVDKLAGDSQRTRV; from the exons ATGTTCGAGGTAACGGATACTCAAA AAATAGGTGCGGGTCTTGCAGGATTTGGAATGTTCTTCCTCTTTTTGGGAATGTTAATGCTATTTGACAAAAGTTTATTAGCATTAGGAAAT ATCCTTTTTATAGCTGGATTGGCAGCAGTCATTGGCAGAGAAAGAacttttaggttttttttccaaagacATAAAATCAGGGGAAGTATAGCTTTTTTTGGTGGAATTATTATCGTCTTAGTGGGATGGCCCTTAGTTGGGATGATTTTTGAAGGATATGGGTTCTTTTTGTTGTTTAG TGGTTTTTTCCCAGTAGCAATAAATTTCCTGAGACGAGTGCCAATATTAGGAACAATCTTGAATATGCCTGGTATTAGTAAg ATAGTTGATAAATTGGCTGGAGACTCCCAGCGGACGCGAGTTTAG
- the fax gene encoding failed axon connections isoform X2 produces the protein MATEAENNAPAAETKEIKEEKETPKAEEAKKDEAGAGDAPKEKEKELAPPKVSVHKANFEKDIVYLYQFSRTPLLPSISPYCLKVETWLRLAGIKYENVDHKMKFRSKKGLLPFVELNGEEIADSALIIKELSQQFGKDLDSGLTSEQRNLSHATISMIENHLAWVVTWWRAKYPDSVLKGYKVNLQHALGSRIPNALLSFFFKFAYARKGTKKAKAHGIGVHTPEEIVQFGQDDLKVLSDMLADKPFFFGDEPTNLDVVAFAHLAQIYFLDKEVEWALRDYMTETCANLVGHVNRMKERCFADWDDICSTLDLNSHLPKPVKEDKEVAKDEKEGDKEKEPEEKDIEKEKEEAKEKDKAANKEPEENKEKEAAK, from the exons ATGGCAACAGAAGCCGAAAATAACGCGCCCGCCGCCGAGACCAAAGAGATCAAAGAGGAGAAGGAAACTCCTAAAGCGGAGGAAGCCAAAAAGGACGAAGCCGGGGCGGGCGATGCCCCCAAAGAGAAAGAAAAGGAACTCGCTCCTCCCAAGGTTTCCGTGCACAAGGCCAATTTCGAGAAGGATATTGTGTATTTGTATCAATTTTCGCGTACCCCCTTATTGCCATCCATCAGCCCGTATTGCCTTAAAGTCGAGACTTGGCTGAGACTGGCCGGTATCAAGTATGAG aACGTCGACCACAAGATGAAGTTCAGGTCCAAGAAGGGACTGTTGCCGTTCGTCGAACTGAATGGAGAAGAAATCGCGGACAGTGCCCTCATCATCAAGGAGCTGAGCCAGCAGTTCGGCAAAGATTTGGACTCTGGACTGACCTCAGAACAGCGAAACTTGTCCCATGCCACCATCAGTATGATTGAGAATCATCTTGCTTGGGTTGTTACGTG GTGGCGTGCAAAGTACCCAGATAGTGTGCTCAAGGGCTACAAAGTGAATCTACAGCATGCTCTAGGAAGCAGGATACCCAACGCTCTTTTAAGCTTCTTCTTCAAGTTCGCTTACGCACGAAAG GGAACTAAGAAAGCGAAGGCCCACGGTATTGGTGTGCACACACCTGAGGAGATAGTCCAGTTCGGACAGGATGACCTTAAGGTTTTATCAGACATGTTGGCTGACAAGCCTTTCTTCTTTGGAGACGAACCTACCAAT TTAGACGTGGTGGCGTTTGCTCATTTAGCCCAGATCTACTTCCTCGATAAAGAAGTTGAATGGGCCCTACGTGACTACATGACGGAAACGTGCGCCAATCTCGTCGGCCATGTTAACAGGATGAAGGAGCGCTGTTTCGCCGATTGGGATGATATCTGCAG TACGTTGGACTTGAATTCGCACTTGCCGAAACCGGTGAAGGAAGACAAGGAGGTGGCTAAAGATGAGAAGGAGGGCGACAAGGAAAAGGAGCCTGAAGAGAAGGATATAGAGAAGGAGAAG GAGGAAGCAAAAGAGAAAGACAAGGCTGCGAACAAGGAGCCGGAAGAAAACAAAGAGAAAGAAGCTGCAAAATAA
- the not gene encoding ubiquitin carboxyl-terminal hydrolase 22 has protein sequence MAAKGCEHFQTFKEEMSNMQNLEFIHSVFVVSTNSMYKQMRLCNAYCHTCKSRGPFIHVCLDCVFFGCIEHIRDHMRQKEHHLSLEIHYGQLHCSGCGDYIYDADFDSIAFKNRMQCHTFKKWLFECISWDPTDEERQLLTSRTKKVCITPETSIGLRGLINLGSTCFMNCIVQALMHTPLLRDYFLTEHHYCKWVHGACLVCAVSKLFQEFYNGEKAPLALHDLLHLTWTQAPHLCGHKQHDAHEFFMAALDLLHKHYSESMSQQNHNNTSKCPCIIHQIFTGGLQSDVVCQNCKGVSTTTDPTWDFALDLGSVTEGGRSPCSLMDCLESFTKAEHLGREKIMCENCGSKQESTKQLTIKTLPIVATFHLKRFSNSNADIKIATAISFPDMIDMSPFMSKRGNAGPFPSDNRYSLFAVINHSGNSANEGHYIAFVRQHYDYWYKCNDEIITCVNLKDVLASEGYILFYHKQVLAYD, from the coding sequence ATGGCAGCTAAGGGCTGTGAACACTTCCAAACATTCAAAGAAGAAATGTCCAACATGCAAAACCTGGAATTCATCCACTCAGTATTTGTGGTGAGCACCAATTCCATGTACAAGCAAATGCGGTTGTGCAATGCCTATTGTCACACCTGCAAAAGCCGGGGGCCTTTCATTCATGTGTGTTTAGATTGTGTTTTCTTTGGATGTATTGAACACATCCGAGACCACATGAGACAGAAGGAACACCATTTATCATTGGAAATTCATTATGGGCAACTACATTGTTCTGGTTGTGGGGATTATATCTACGATGCCGATTTTGACAGTATTGCATTCAAGAATAGAATGCAGTGCCATACTTTCAAGAAATGGTTGTTTGAATGCATTTCCTGGGATCCTACAGATGAAGAAAGGCAGCTGTTGACGAGCAGGACTAAAAAGGTGTGCATTACGCCTGAGACTTCTATAGGACTGAGAGGTTTGATTAATTTAGGGTCGACTTGTTTCATGAATTGCATTGTCCAGGCTCTTATGCATACCCCATTACTGCGGGATTATTTCCTAACTGAACACCATTATTGCAAGTGGGTACATGGTGCTTGCTTAGTATGTGCAGTTTCTAAACTATTTCAGGAATTTTATAATGGGGAAAAGGCACCCTTAGCACTTCATGATTTGTTGCATTTGACATGGACTCAAGCTCCTCATTTATGTGGGCATAAACAGCATGATGCACATGAGTTTTTTATGGCTGCATTAGATTTGCTGCACAAACATTACTCAGAGTCCATGTCACAGCAAAATCACAATAACACTAGCAAATGCCCCTGTATTATTCATCAAATATTCACTGGGGGGTTGCAAAGCGACGTTGTTTGCCAAAATTGTAAGGGAGTCTCTACAACTACAGATCCTACATGGGACTTTGCTCTAGACCTTGGTTCTGTGACTGAAGGAGGACGTTCTCCTTGCTCTTTAATGGATTGCTTGGAGAGTTTCACTAAAGCAGAACACTTAGGTAGAGAAAAAATCATGTGTGAGAATTGTGGTTCTAAACAAGAGAGCACCAAACAACTGACTATAAAAACACTTCCAATAGTTGCCACTTTCCACTTAAagagattttcaaattcaaatgcaGATATTAAAATTGCCACTGCCATTTCTTTTCCTGATATGATAGACATGAGCCCTTTTATGAGCAAACGAGGTAATGCTGGACCTTTTCCCTCAGATAACAGATACTCCCTGTTTGCAGTTATAAACCATTCAGGGAATTCTGCAAATGAGGGGCACTATA